In Thermodesulforhabdus norvegica, a single window of DNA contains:
- a CDS encoding S1C family serine protease: MKLPKVTATIGIFGFFVALTVQAWAYTRDEENNMELYERLAPGVVNITSTILERDFFFNIIPKKGVGSGVVIDKRGYIVTNHHVIEDASKLEVTLANGEKYTARLVGSDPDTDVAVIKINAPPSELVVIPMGDSDNLKVGQKVLAIGNPFGLGQTLTTGVISSLGRSLRSPTGALVENVIQTDASINPGNSGGPLIDSSGRMIGINTAIFSPTGANVGIGFAIPVNTVKRVVEEIIERGYYAHPWLGATLLTLFPDVAEALHLPVRRGVMVVEVVPGSPADRAGLRGGNMQAQVGNYLLLVGGDIIIRVEGKETAQAEDVIRIIRRYRPGDRVRMDIVRWDGSRERVTVVLGERPRTNRYRW; the protein is encoded by the coding sequence ATGAAACTTCCTAAGGTCACGGCGACTATCGGGATTTTCGGTTTTTTTGTCGCATTGACCGTTCAGGCCTGGGCCTATACCAGAGATGAAGAAAACAACATGGAGCTTTACGAACGGCTGGCTCCCGGAGTGGTGAACATAACCAGCACCATTCTGGAGAGGGATTTCTTTTTCAATATAATTCCCAAAAAAGGCGTCGGTTCCGGAGTTGTAATAGACAAAAGAGGCTATATAGTTACCAACCATCACGTAATAGAAGATGCCAGTAAACTCGAGGTTACCCTTGCTAACGGAGAAAAATACACGGCCAGACTCGTAGGATCTGACCCCGATACGGACGTTGCCGTAATCAAGATAAATGCGCCGCCTTCGGAGCTGGTGGTCATACCCATGGGTGACTCGGATAACCTGAAGGTGGGCCAGAAAGTCCTGGCCATAGGAAATCCTTTTGGGCTGGGTCAGACTTTGACCACCGGGGTTATAAGCTCTCTCGGAAGATCCCTCAGATCGCCTACAGGCGCTCTTGTCGAGAACGTTATCCAGACGGATGCCTCCATAAACCCGGGCAACTCGGGAGGGCCGCTAATAGACTCTTCAGGACGCATGATAGGCATAAATACGGCCATCTTCAGTCCCACAGGGGCAAATGTGGGCATAGGCTTCGCCATTCCCGTAAATACCGTAAAAAGGGTCGTGGAAGAAATAATCGAAAGGGGCTATTATGCCCATCCCTGGTTGGGGGCGACGCTGCTTACCCTCTTTCCCGACGTGGCCGAGGCCCTTCACCTTCCCGTTCGCCGCGGGGTTATGGTGGTTGAGGTTGTTCCAGGTAGCCCCGCGGACAGAGCCGGACTCAGAGGCGGAAATATGCAGGCTCAGGTAGGCAATTACCTGCTTCTCGTCGGAGGCGACATAATCATCAGGGTGGAAGGAAAAGAGACGGCTCAGGCAGAGGACGTTATACGAATCATCCGGCGTTACCGCCCGGGAGATAGGGTCAGAATGGACATCGTCAGATGGGACGGATCCAGAGAGCGGGTAACGGTTGTACTCGGTGAGCGTCCCAGAACGAATCGATACAGATGGTAA